ATGGTCGGTAAGAGGGTGGAGAGACTGCTCGAGGACAAAGACGTGCGTCGATGGTTCGAGAACATGTCGAGGGGGGCCCAATCAACCGCTGACAACTACTTGCGTTGCGTAGGCAGGTTCTGCGAGAGGACAGGGACAGCGCCGAGAGAGCTAGTCAAGATGCCGAAGAAGAAGCGAGAGGACCTCATTCATGACTACGTCACGGAAAGGGAAGGCGAGGGAAAGGCAGGGAGCTACATTGAGTCAGAACTCAAGGCCGTGAAGTCGTGGCTTTCGTGGAATGATATCGCCATGAGCAGGAAGATCAAGGTCAAGGGAACAAGAAGCACCC
The sequence above is drawn from the Candidatus Thermoplasmatota archaeon genome and encodes:
- a CDS encoding site-specific integrase; translated protein: MVGKRVERLLEDKDVRRWFENMSRGAQSTADNYLRCVGRFCERTGTAPRELVKMPKKKREDLIHDYVTEREGEGKAGSYIESELKAVKSWLSWNDIAMSRKIKVKGTRSTPSLAEERIPDREGLRNVLNAADPRARVAVSLVAFSGLRIQ